The Phormidium sp. PBR-2020 DNA segment CGCTGGATTTGAGCTTGTAAATCTTTAAGAATTTGACTTTCAGTTTCCTGAGCCGCCTGCTGACGCCATTGTTCCGATTGAAGTTGTTCAATTTGCCGTTCTAAATTTGTATTTAAACTTTTTTTGTTCCGCAAATCTGCATCTAACTGATTCACCTCATCCCGCAAACGTTCTAAGGGTTCAACCTGGGATTGGAGTTCTCGAACTTGGCTCCCTAACTGCTCCTGTTGTTGCTGCAGAGTCTGAAGTTCTACCGTTAATGCCTTCAGTCGATTATCGTGAGCCTCAATCTTTTGCTGCCGGCGAGCTACCTCATCATCTAACTTAGCGCGTTCATAGTTGAGTTGTTCAATTCGTCGTTCTAAATCCTCTTGCTGACCTCTTTTAACCCGTAAATCGGCATCCAATTGATTTACCTCACCCCGTAAACGTTCCAAGGGTTCAATCTGAGCCTGGAGTTCTCGAACTTGGCTCCCCAATCGCTCCTGTTGTTGTTCCCGCGTCTCAATCTGTTGGCTTAATTCGCGCAGTTGGCCGTTCCGCATCTGAATCTCTTGTTGATAACGACCAATTTGCTCTTGTAATCCGGCACGCTCAGCATCCAATTGTTCAATCTGATGTTCCAAGGTTCTCCGTTGACCCTGCTTCCCTCTTAGCCTCGCCTCAAGCTGAGTTACCTCACGACTCAATCGCGCCGATTCCTGCGCCCGGGATTCTATCTTTTGAATTTCCGCTAAAACGCGATCGCGCTCTTGTTCAAGTCTCGGAACTTCAGCAAGCAGCTGCTGTTTCTGCTCTTTAAGATTTTCCGACTCTTGCACCAGTGCATCGTAGGTACTGCGAAAAATCTCTAATTCAACAGTTTGCTGATTGAGCATATTGATCTTATCTCGAAAGTCTTTGACCTCATTTTGCTTATAATTTAGCTCTACGGTAATTTCATCCAAATTTCGTCGCCGAGCTTCTCCCTCTTCAATCTCTTGTTTAATTGTCGTTAACTCTGCTTGCCGTTCAGTGAGTTGAGTGTTGTAACTTGCAAGTTCAGCCCTGAGATTTTCTAAATCTTCTAAATTGGGCATCTCTGCTTTAACCGTAGATATTCTCCGCTGAAGTTCTTCTAGGATCTCTTCCCGCTCTTGGATTTCTTGGTGGATTTTCTGCTGACGTTGCTCTAGAGTCTCTTCTTGTTTTTGAATTTCTTCACCCAAGAGTCCTAGCTTCCGCTCTAGGCTTTCTACCTCAATATTTAACCCTAGTGCTTTCTGTTGTCGGTCTAGATTTTTCTGAAGTTGGTTCCGTTCAGATTCAAAAAGTTGGCGCTCATGGCGCGACCTTTGTGCGACTAAAGCCGCTGAGGTTGAGCCACTCACCCCAGTTGCGATCGCCGCGATTCCTGACTGGAGACCTGATCCCCCCGAGGCGATCGCGATTCCCCCAACCAACACTCCACCAGCGATCGACGGAAGATAAAAACCCAAAGAATGTCTCAGACTCGTCACTATCAGCAATTCCCTATAATCCTGCAAACGTGAGTTACCAGAAACCCAAGGTGGACAGATCGACAACCATCGTAAACAGCTATTTTTCCATCTCTCTTCTCAAAGGGTGGCTGCTATCTGCTCTGATCGCACTACTGTCAGACTATCCCATGTCTTTCTCACCTAGTTGCCAGTAATCTCACTTTACAATAAACTTTTAGACTACGCCTTTTAATTAACGTTTTGTAATATTGTAAGGAAACCTCGAACCTGATTCGCTTGAGAGGTTCTGCGTATTTCCACCGAATCAATGATTCGGTTCAAACTCAAGACTCTCTAACCCGAAGCGTTCCCACACCTCATGCTCACCATATCCTAACAGTCCCACCGCCATCGCCACCATCGATGCTTACTGCTCTCGTTCTTTTGAGATGACCTGTCCCCGCTTCTGAGGCTTCAGTTATGACTAATCGGTTAATCAAGAATCTCAATTTTCTTAATCTTGCCATCTTCTTTCAAAGCCGTAATCTTGACCTGTACTGTCTCTCCTTCCGTCAGGAGTTTCGCCTTTTTAGGTTCTTTTTGTGTCAGGCGAATGGTTCCGAATATTTCGTAGGTAACTTTATTTCCTTTTATTCCGGCAATGGTGGCCGCTAACTGTGTCCCTGGCGACAAATCCTGTTCCGCAATTACCTCAGCAATTTCTGCTTGACGTTCTGACTGAACCTCCATCACCTCTGTTGCTGCTGCAATCTTGGGTAAAACATCTGGAGGAATGCCGTTTTTATAATAGCGCATAAGCCGAAATGTCCATCCGAGAATTCTCAGCAACGCCTGGCTGTCTTTCCTGTCTCCTTGAAGATACTGACAGCAAAGTTGCTCCAGACTGCGATAGTAATTCGTTGTTTTTTTACTATGGCCAATGCGGTGCCCTTGACTTGCCAACATTTCTAGATACTTAAAAAAACGGTCTCCAGCATCATCCCGATGGCTCATGGTGCGTAAATAGGACATGGCTTTTTTTAGCTCGTTGACATCTGTATCATCAAGGACTAATTGCTGGGCGATCGCATGAGCGATTTGCCATTGATGTTCGGAGAGAAAATGCTGATTAGCTAGTGAGTTTTTCATTGCTAAAGTCGAAAATTTAGTATATTCCTTTAGGGGCAGAGCGGTTGGTTGGATAGGACAAAATTCGTTGAATTTGCTTGAGTTGTTCCAATTCGACAAGTTTTTGATGATGTGCTGTTTGAATCGCGTCCTTCATGAATTTTTGAAGTAAATTTCCAGTTAACTGTGAGTTGTCGTGATTATAGTCACTATAGCGTTGTTGTATGGACTCCGGTTTTTCCATTGCTATGACCTTAACCATTAAACTTCCCATACCAATCGGTTTTCCTGCCCCTACTTTAAGGGCAAACGAATACTGGGAATCTTGTCAAAGCGCCACAAAAAGAGTCCCAAGTTCAGCCTGAGTTAAATTCTGAATCTGCACAGAAGTTGTAAACACATGTTGAGTCGTTGCTTGTTGCACAGGGATTCCTCGCTGTCCTCCCTTCACCGCTTGATGAGCATGATAGTAAAACTTACGAGCCACCGGTTCAAAATAGTCTTGTCGTTCATCAGGACGGGGACGATACAGAGAAGGCATAAACCCAGGTACAAAACCAGACTTGATGCAAATTGCATCCCGAAAACTTAGGAGTCCCTGCCAATCCAATGCCCCAAAAACTCGACTCGCTGGACAGAGTTTCTCTTTGTCGCGGCAAGGCAGACGTGATTTCGGTAACCTTTTTTTGTATTTTGGAGTGACAACACCTAGAGTACTATTCGTAATTGCTTCATAAACCGAGCGTACTGCTCCTTTTAGGGAACTGCCAGGAATGAGCAGTTTATTCTCTCCCATCTGCATGGTTTTGATAAGAGGAATTTTCGACTGTCCCACATCACTGCCCATCAGCGTTGCCCCCGTTGAAATATGCAGTTCAGTGCCAACGGTCAGTTCTAATTGAATTTTGCCATGAACTCGGTTATGACGATAGCGATCATGGCCGGCTGGGGCTTTTAAGGTTGGAGGCTCGGTAGGAAAAGTGACAAATTCATAGGGCTTGGGTTCTCGATTTTGATTGGGAGGTTGACGGTTAGAAGGAGCCATGGGATTTCAGAGTTTGAGAGGTCACAGTTAAGGCAACAAAATGAACGATCGCCGTGTCGCGATCGCGGAAATAGCGCTGAGCAATGTCCAGATGCTTGGGAATTGCCGCAGAACCTTTGGGTAAACGGGTTTCGCTGGAGGGATAAACCTTGGCGGGGCGATCGCAGTACTCCCAATCTCCCGCCATCGTCTGAAACTCCCCTGGAGGGGGTTGAGTTCCTAGCCAGAGGAGATCGTAACCCTCCCGATTCTGAGTCCATCGGAGTTCTAAGCTGGCGTTAAACATCCGTCCCTCGGAACTTAGAGGACGTTCCGGCAGTTGGCAAGAAAATCCTTCGATACGATCGACATATTGCAGATAATAATAGACCGTTTCATCAACATAAAGCTGTTGTTTGAGTTGCTCTAAAGAAACACCAGACTGATACGCTACAAATGCATCTTTCATGCCGCAACGCCTCCCAACAATGCACGCCATTTGGGCATGGCTTCTATAAAGATATCTTTAACCTGTTCAGCATCTTCCCAGGTTAACTGAACCCCAAAGCCTAAGTTCATTTCCTTTGCTTTCACAGAAACACTAACCTCATCATTTTGAGGAAATTGATATGGGTTGTCCTCGATGAATTCTCCCGCACCTAGAAGTTTGTCACTTGTCCAAGATTTGTTAGACCCTAATAGTTTGATTTCACCTTGTTCTAAGATACATCCAGGATAACTAACGCTAGCTGAGTTATAGCGAACGTCCACAGTCCCCAGTCCCCGAGATTTACCAAATCCAAGGCCAAACCAACCCTGGTCTAAGTCCCGCAGTACTAGACCAATTAGAGCAAGTTGAGCAAGGGTGAAATTCTTGAGATGGATTTTAGTGCGAAATTCTCCATCGGTGCAAACTTGGTAGTTAAACGGTCCAACTGCAACGGAACCAAAGACCCGATCAATGGCGACGCCATTGCGTTCTTCGAGTTTGAGAGGATGTTCTGCACTCGGATAGGCATCTTCGATTCTTATCCGACTAGCGATCGCGGTATTCCCGAACATCTGTTCAGTAAAGGAAGATAAGTGATAAATTTGCGGGGGGGTTTTGGGCACTGGTGTCTTAGGAGGTGACCGTTTAGAATGGTGGCAATGCGTGAGGTATAACCGATGAGATGTCCCCATTGCCAGAGTGAACAGACCGTGAAAAACGGCAGCGCCATCCGTAGCGGCCAACGGCAACAGCGCTACAAGTGTCGTAATTGTGGCAAACGGTTCAATGAGCGCACCGGTACACCGATGGCACGCTTACGCACCGCCCCCGAACTGGTAGCTGCCGCCATCAATGTCCGTAGTGAAGGCTTGGGCCTCCGGGCAACGGGACGTTGCTTTGACAAGTCTCACACCACAATAATGGGCTGGGAACAGCGCTTGGCCGAGCAACATCCGCACTGGTCTCCCCCGGCTCCCGAGGAGGCCGAGGTAACCCTAGAAGGGGATGAAATTTATACTCGCGTGGGCGAGAACCTCCCCCCCCTCACAGTGCCAAGGGTGGACGCTGACCTTTATTGAGCGCAAGAGTCGTTACTGGGTTGCCGCTCACGCGGGTAACAAAGACGAGAGGCTATTCACGACCGGCACAGAACAGACCTGGCAATGGGCACAAGCGGCCGAGTTTATTCGTTGGTTCACAGACGGCGAACGACGCTATGGCAAAGCTCTATGGACTTTCGCTAGCCGCTTCATCTCGAAGCCGTCACCGCACGGCACGCACTACCCCTGGCGCAAGGTTTGGCGAGAAGGTCTCGAGGTGGCCATGAAAATCAAAGGTTCTCAAGGCCAGCCGCGAGTCGAATGGGTCAAGGTAGAACACCCGTTCACGGCCATCAGTCCGGCCGATGAGGTTCACGCCAATCACAATGAGGCCCATAACAGTGCTTTGAGACGATGTTGTAGTGCTTATCGCCGCCGACAAAATCTCTATGCCAAGACGGTGGTGGGTTTGCAGCGAGTCTTAGAGGTACAACGATTAATTTACAACTGGAGTCGCCCCCATTACAGTCTGGGGAAGAAAACTACCCCGGCTATGGCGATGGGATACTGCAATCGACCAATTTCAATCTATGAAATTCTCACCATGAGAGGGTTCCATGACATCACCTCTTAAGCGACCAGTGCCCTCAATCAGGTCACGTACGGCCCGGTGAGGCCAAACTCCATCTGTCTCATCGGTTGGAGAAGATGCGAGTGAATTCCCTATGTAAATATCAGCTATTTCAGTTCGACCACATTCAGCAGCAAGTTTCCTCGCACCTATTACCCATTCTCGAAGGAATTCAGCATCAACTGAGTCATCTTCTTGAACTCCAGGCATTTGGTTCCATGACTCCAACAGATCCCATGCTAGCTTTGCAAATGTTTTAGCTTTAGCAGATTGCTCCTCGGACAAAGGCTCATTCTCTGAAGGAAAGATACACTGAAGCACTTCCACAAAGAATGTAGGATTAGTTGACAACTCTTCATAAAGAAGCTTGGGACTGCGATAATGTTTATTGATTTGAAGGTACAGCCATTCTAGATGTACAAGACGCTCACGTGATATTTTTGTTTTTTCAAGATAATTCAACAACTTGCTAGAACAGTAAGAAAGAATTGATATATCAAAATCCGGTTCTGGAGGTGCCTGGATAGATAAATACAAAACTTGAGCAATTCGTTCAGGGGAGATAATTCCATGTATTTTTTTTATATCCCTTTGTAGAATTTTAATAGCAGAGTAAAATCTTTGAAATTTTATCAATTGTGTCAGCACGTGATCTGCTTGATCAACATTAAATTGATCAACATCAAAAAAATGGACATTTGGTGTACGTTTCCAAAAATATTTCTGAACTTCATCAGTTGCAGCATCTAACCGATTTAATAGAGATACATTGAATGGAAGACAGAGTAAAAACTCTCCGTATTGTTCTGAACTCCATCTCATTAAATTTTCGTTTACGCAAGCTGCAATCCACGGCTCACCCTGCTTGTAGGCGTTAACCGTTACAAATTCTTGAGCCATCTGGCTGCGCCATGCTTCTGAAGCCCCAAGGTTACCTTCTAGAAATGACCCTAAATCAATTGGTAGCAATTCTGCTTTGGCTAGCGTCTGGCCCACTAAGGCTGGCTTTATCACTTGCTCTGACAGTTTTAGGACACCATCCCAACCTTGCACTTTAAGGATCTCCTGTAACACCTCTGTCCGCCGGTCTTCCAAAATTTTTTCGGGTGCATCTCAGTTAGGCGAGTGAGTAATTATACTCAATGACAGTTTCCCTCGAAACAGTCCATCTATTACAATGGAGGCCTTGTTGACCACCCCTGAGCCATGAATCCTCAAAAGCAGGCTGAACTCCAACAACATCTTGATGCAATTGCCAAGATTC contains these protein-coding regions:
- a CDS encoding AAA family ATPase; translated protein: MGFYLPSIAGGVLVGGIAIASGGSGLQSGIAAIATGVSGSTSAALVAQRSRHERQLFESERNQLQKNLDRQQKALGLNIEVESLERKLGLLGEEIQKQEETLEQRQQKIHQEIQEREEILEELQRRISTVKAEMPNLEDLENLRAELASYNTQLTERQAELTTIKQEIEEGEARRRNLDEITVELNYKQNEVKDFRDKINMLNQQTVELEIFRSTYDALVQESENLKEQKQQLLAEVPRLEQERDRVLAEIQKIESRAQESARLSREVTQLEARLRGKQGQRRTLEHQIEQLDAERAGLQEQIGRYQQEIQMRNGQLRELSQQIETREQQQERLGSQVRELQAQIEPLERLRGEVNQLDADLRVKRGQQEDLERRIEQLNYERAKLDDEVARRQQKIEAHDNRLKALTVELQTLQQQQEQLGSQVRELQSQVEPLERLRDEVNQLDADLRNKKSLNTNLERQIEQLQSEQWRQQAAQETESQILKDLQAQIQRAKGELKDFESSAKEALQSLESPIEIGAKQKGSFANEAQFLNAFTAYLEQKGLFFPERILRAFHTSLKVQDISALVILAGISGTGKSELPQAYAEFIGAPLVMLPVQPRWDSPQDLQGFYNYIERKYKPTELMRYLYQHSHNPQLQGRMVLVLLDEMNLARVEYYFSDFLSKLESRRNKSTYLELEVGSLKLTEQQRRVLIPKEFLFVGTMNEDETTQALSDKVLDRANVLTFGRPEELKLRGERPQTAEVSQQYLTWDQFDSWIEQPTEESELAKEVKSYVDRANGIMEKLGRPFAHRVYQAIAKYVINYPQADQNESVRKQAIADQFGQKLLPKLRGVMVEDSLVREALEQMKVLISEFGDEPLTQAFEQACQGQYGQFQWKGMVYPQQ
- a CDS encoding IS1 family transposase (programmed frameshift), with product MRCPHCQSEQTVKNGSAIRSGQRQQRYKCRNCGKRFNERTGTPMARLRTAPELVAAAINVRSEGLGLRATGRCFDKSHTTIMGWEQRLAEQHPHWSPPAPEEAEVTLEGDEIYTRVGENLPPLTCQGWTLTFIERKSRYWVAAHAGNKDERLFTTGTEQTWQWAQAAEFIRWFTDGERRYGKALWTFASRFISKPSPHGTHYPWRKVWREGLEVAMKIKGSQGQPRVEWVKVEHPFTAISPADEVHANHNEAHNSALRRCCSAYRRRQNLYAKTVVGLQRVLEVQRLIYNWSRPHYSLGKKTTPAMAMGYCNRPISIYEILTMRGFHDITS